A genome region from Streptomyces sp. S4.7 includes the following:
- a CDS encoding ATP-dependent Clp protease proteolytic subunit, with protein MPFAAGEPSLGGGLGDQVYSRLLGERIIFLGQQVDDDIANKITAQLLLLAAEPEKDIYLYINSPGGSVTAGMAVYDTMQYIPNDVVTIGMGMAASMGQFLLTGGTAGKRFALPNTDILMHQGSAGLGGTASDIKIQAEQLLRTKKRMAEITARHTGQTEETIIRDGDRDRWFTAEEAVSYGIIDEIISAASGVPGGGGTGA; from the coding sequence ATGCCTTTCGCCGCCGGTGAGCCGTCCCTCGGTGGTGGCCTCGGCGACCAGGTCTACAGCCGACTGCTCGGTGAGCGGATCATCTTCCTCGGCCAGCAGGTCGACGACGACATCGCCAACAAGATCACCGCGCAGCTCCTTCTCCTCGCGGCCGAGCCCGAGAAGGACATCTACCTCTACATCAACAGCCCCGGTGGTTCCGTCACGGCGGGCATGGCGGTCTACGACACCATGCAGTACATCCCGAACGACGTGGTGACCATCGGCATGGGCATGGCGGCCTCCATGGGCCAGTTCCTGCTGACCGGCGGCACCGCCGGCAAGCGCTTCGCGCTGCCCAACACCGACATCCTCATGCACCAGGGCTCCGCGGGCCTCGGCGGCACCGCCTCCGACATCAAGATCCAGGCCGAGCAGCTCCTGCGTACGAAGAAGCGCATGGCCGAGATCACCGCCCGCCACACGGGTCAGACCGAGGAGACCATCATCCGCGACGGTGACCGCGACCGCTGGTTCACCGCCGAGGAAGCCGTGTCCTACGGCATCATCGACGAGATCATCTCCGCTGCTTCGGGTGTTCCGGGCGGCGGCGGCACCGGCGCCTGA
- the tig gene encoding trigger factor: MKSAVETLNPTRVRLTVEVPFEELKDSLDAAYKKINDQVTVKGFRKGKIPARVIDQRFGRGAVLEEAVNDALPKFYTEAVNEGELNVLGQPEVDIKELKDGELLSFTAEVDIRPVIEIPDYSGIEVTVDAVEVSDEDVDKSVDELRERFASTNPVERAAADGDVVTIDLEAKVDGEVLEDGVASDVQYTIGSGELLEGIDEAVTGLEAGGEATFTSQLKGGTAEGKDAEVSVKVTQVASRELPDLDDEFAQMASEFDTLDELKADSRKRLGSMKQYDQATQAQERVLDELLKLAEVPIPEKLLEDEIKTRKHNLEHHQLGQMGLDLPKYLEIQGKTEEEFDEETKEQAVKGIKTQFILDELVNKEKLNVNQEELTEHLMRRAQSSGMSPDQFAQAVVEGGQVPMLVGEVARGKALAVVVESAKVTDTNGEVVDLEDDEEDATAETVDAVEASSDEATAPAEAAADDKADDKAESKNEG, translated from the coding sequence GTGAAGAGCGCCGTGGAGACCCTGAACCCGACCCGGGTTCGGCTCACTGTCGAGGTGCCCTTCGAGGAGCTCAAGGACAGCCTCGACGCGGCGTACAAGAAGATCAACGACCAGGTCACGGTGAAGGGCTTCCGTAAGGGCAAGATCCCGGCCCGCGTCATCGACCAGCGGTTCGGCCGTGGAGCTGTGCTGGAGGAGGCCGTCAACGACGCCCTTCCGAAGTTCTACACGGAGGCCGTCAACGAGGGTGAGCTCAATGTCCTCGGGCAGCCCGAGGTCGACATCAAGGAGCTGAAGGACGGCGAGCTGCTGTCGTTCACCGCCGAGGTCGACATCCGCCCCGTCATCGAGATCCCGGACTACTCCGGTATCGAGGTCACCGTCGACGCGGTCGAGGTGTCCGACGAGGACGTCGACAAGTCCGTCGACGAGCTTCGCGAGCGCTTCGCCTCCACCAACCCCGTGGAGCGCGCCGCCGCCGACGGCGACGTCGTGACGATCGACCTGGAGGCCAAGGTCGACGGCGAGGTCCTGGAGGACGGCGTCGCGAGCGACGTGCAGTACACCATCGGCTCCGGCGAGCTGCTCGAAGGCATCGACGAGGCCGTGACCGGCCTGGAGGCCGGCGGCGAGGCCACCTTCACCTCCCAGCTGAAGGGCGGCACCGCCGAGGGCAAGGACGCCGAGGTCTCCGTCAAGGTCACCCAGGTCGCCTCCCGCGAGCTGCCCGACCTGGACGACGAGTTCGCGCAGATGGCGAGCGAGTTCGACACCCTCGACGAGCTGAAGGCCGACAGCCGCAAGCGCCTCGGCAGCATGAAGCAGTACGACCAGGCCACCCAGGCCCAGGAGCGCGTCCTCGACGAGCTGCTGAAGCTGGCCGAGGTGCCGATCCCCGAGAAGCTCCTCGAGGACGAGATCAAGACCCGTAAGCACAACCTGGAGCACCACCAGCTCGGTCAGATGGGCCTCGACCTCCCGAAGTACCTGGAGATCCAGGGCAAGACGGAGGAGGAGTTCGACGAGGAGACCAAGGAGCAGGCGGTCAAGGGCATCAAGACCCAGTTCATCCTCGACGAGCTGGTCAACAAGGAGAAGCTGAACGTGAACCAGGAGGAGCTCACCGAGCACCTCATGCGCCGCGCGCAGTCCTCCGGCATGTCGCCCGACCAGTTCGCCCAGGCCGTCGTCGAAGGCGGCCAGGTGCCGATGCTCGTCGGCGAGGTCGCCCGCGGCAAGGCGCTCGCCGTGGTGGTCGAGTCCGCGAAGGTCACCGACACCAACGGTGAGGTCGTGGACCTGGAGGACGACGAGGAGGACGCGACCGCCGAGACCGTCGACGCGGTCGAGGCGTCCTCCGACGAGGCCACCGCCCCCGCGGAAGCCGCGGCGGACGACAAGGCCGACGACAAGGCCGAGTCGAAGAACGAGGGCTGA